The genomic segment AGCTTCTGCTTTCTTTCCTATTATCCCATTTCATCTTTGTTTTTGGCGTTCATTTTGTTTGAGATTTTTCGCCGTCACTGTTGATGAATAGGCCGTGGTGGAGcctgttgttttatttttagaaattttttaatagGATTTTTCCTTGCATATTTTccatatcaaaatttattcatcCTTAGCATTTTTGTGCTTTTCTAGTGATGATTGTTCTTAAttccatttttatatattttagttacaTGTCTTATATTGCAGGAAGCAGTTgaaattttgagatgtttaaatAAGAATCATTAAAAAGTATATGATTGTGGGGACATCAGTGACCAAAGCGGCTATATCTCTTCACTACGTtcgaaatatatgtatgtgactCTTCAAATGGAATCTATTTTCTTGGATTTCTTTCCACATTGGGTCATATggaatctatttttttattactttacctttattttttaattattctaaGTAATTTTTTCttagtcctttttttttctctattttcaagcattgttttttttttcttttagaaaaaaaaaatcaattttattacTGTCAAGCCAAAATACAATCCAACAAAGAGTTCCAAATTACAAATTGGGCATAAAACTTTGAATATTTGGCAAGCTTGTGAGCTTCCATGTTATAACATCTACTAATCCAACGAATTCAAACAACTGCTTACATTGCCAAACTTAGTCCAATCATCCTCCAAAGATCTGACAccaaaacattttaataaaactttttatatttatttatttataattatgaataatttagtaaaattgcttttaagtaattttaaattttattaaccaaatagtaaaattttatattcCAGTAAAGTGAATCAGTGATATGTTAAGTACTACTACATCTCCATAATCATATTATTACAAGTATTTTGTAGCCAAATGCAccctaaattataaataaataactgTTGATACGATTTCAAAAGTCAAATATCTTATTAGACATCCTAAATTCATCTAATATGCAAAAGTATTACTCAAAGAATTAATATGGTTTATGTTTTTGTATAACTATTCTTGTTTACTCATTTTGACAATCTTTGGCATACATATAATGCGGATGATAAcatttatgtaataaatttataaatttttaagtaaaatgatTAAGTTAATAGTTAATACCGTGTAACTATAAAGCCTTAAAGgctcaattttcttttttattttcttgaatgATGTTATTTCAGTTTGATCTTCCTAACTTGAAATTCCATAGTCGGCCACTACTTGGTGGAGTATCGGAGGAGTGAATTGGTAGATACTGGAGACACAGGTACTCAGCTAGGACATCCTGCTTACTTCACTTTATTCTATGTTATTCTCATCTCTTATGTTTATCACTTTCTTTTCTATTATATTAGTGATTTTCTCCttcattattttctattatttacaATCTCATACAACTTGAATCATTGTTTATATAAGTACCATTGGATTGCACCTATGCCTTAGATATTGGAAACTCAATGGAAAACCCAACTTAAAGCATCATGAAATGAGTTTATAAATTTCACTTTTcactttgaaaaacttttgtttGAATCAGGTAATGCAGAATTGGAATTAAAATCGAAGGTACTACCAGGATTGACAAATTTTAGTTTATACAAAAATGCTATCTATCTATGAGGAATTTCtacaaattttctttaaattccAGTTATTGATGAAATGCCaggattattattaaaatagtaaatacCAAGGTTGAAACTTTAAATTGTTAGGTTGATTAGCTTCGAAGTCGAAAGTTTATGCATGGATTGTTATCAAACTGCAGGTTGAAATGTTTAGCTGTACCAGGAACTAACCTGTAGGATTGAAACTGCAGTTTGCTGCATCGTTTGTTATTATACTTGAATGTTTGATACATTTACCTTCCATAACAACGAATGCCCAAGTGATTATATAGTAATAGAGTTCCTTCTTTATGCAACCTGCTGCAGGattttttattcttcattcaaTGCACCCTGTATATAGTATCTACAAATTTTATGATTTGCTTGACAGTGTAACTTAGGTGGTTGGTTTGTGTGGTAGAGAAGAGCAAAACAATTATTATACCTAGCCATGAGATGTGGACATTTTGGTATAATGCAATTTATTAATGCATTCACTATTGCTAACCTCCCAACTGGTTTCCCATTTCAGGGGATGGACAAAAACCTCAGGCAGCCATTTCTGTGCAATCAGCTCCTTCAGAGCACTGTGCTCGCTTTCAACTAGGATTTGGCCAGCCTTTGGTAATATTCCTCTCAAACTTCCTTCTTTATGCCGATTCATTTCTATTTGCTACCATAGTTAATAACCTGAAGCTCATTGTGAACTCCAATTGCAGGCTTGTGCAAAATATCCTTACATGGATCAATGCTATGGAGTTTTCTCAACTTATGGACCTCAAGTTTCGGTTAGTCTTCTATTATCTCTACCTTTCAAGCTCTCTGTATTCATACcgacataagcatatcatcatGAATATGAAGCAAATGTTGTCCTTCTTACTTTATGGTACCGAATCTATTATATTCTTGTTGACCTGTGTAAATTGGTATATGACAAGCAACCGTTTTACACTATACAAACTTATCTTTTTCCATATTCGTAGTTTAATTATGAGCaccaaaattttctaatttgcGACAAGTTCaaggttaaatatttattatatctaAATCTCATTGTACTTCTTCCATTCAGTAGCAGTTTGTTGTATCTAGAAATCTCCGATCTTACCTGTCAAGCATATGAAAACTTTACCTTCATTCATTTTTGTTTCCAGTCAATCTGTTATCACACTCCAGTAAGTATCAATCAGAAACTTAAGGTTGGATGCTGTATGGTTGAGAGCACCAAATCACCTATTATGTTTGTTTGGTGCACCTAAGTAGAATATATATGTCAGGACTGTTGGAATATGAATTCCTAAAGAAGTACCGAGGTGACAATAACAAGTTTTAGCCTGTGCCAAACATGTAAATGCATATATATTGAAACAGAATTAGCTGACTTGCTCTTATTGCAAAAGGGAGAAGCATAATAAACTCCAGAATTACGTAATTGCCTAAGTGAAAACTGGGAAGCAACATTATGAGAATTCCTGGCTTTCTTGTTGACTGTATTTCATGATCAAAATAGCACTCGAAAATGATTTATTGTCTCATGCTTGGCTTGCATAGTTCATCCACTCCTCCTACTGATTCATGTAATTCATAATGATATAGGGTCGTGTTATGCTGCCATTGAACTTGGCAACAGAGGATGGACCTATATATGTAAATGCCAAGCAGTACAATGGAATCATTAGGCGTCGGCAATCTCGTGCAAAGGCTGTGCTTTATCATCCCTTCCTTTGGTTTCTGAATTTACCGTATCTTTTATTTGGGAAAACTTTTCTAAAGCTTTATGCAGACAGGTTAGAAGAAAGGTCTTGCTTCCTGCCTCGATTAGATGCCTGTGATTTTGAAGTTTGTCATTTACATTGAAATGTTTACCTTATGGATATAACCATGAATTGATCACCTCAATCAAATGCATTTCTGGAAATCTCTAAGTTGGCTAAAGATTGACCGAAATGGACCGGACTAGAGATCTTTAAGTTTGACCAATTTTATACGTCAAATGCTTTTTGGTCTGAGAGATATTGATGGTTTCCAGTAATCTTGGAGAGGTTATCTTTCTGTCGTGGTAACATGCATGGTATGATTTGAGCTTGAGAAGGTGAAATGAGGAGCCTTTTTATGCATGCCAGTACCTTAGCTAATATTCTGATAATTGAATTTGACATCTTATCTACAATGTCTAATGGTAAACATATCCATGATGTTTATaggttttttatttcttttttctttctattcttttaaatttaacctAGCTCGATGTTTTGAATGAGATTCTCGCATTGCCAGTCTCTTACTAACTATCCCAGAAATATCTCTAAGCTCTGCTTTTGTTCCACAGCCATATGTGCACTACTCTCGCCATCTGCATGCAATGCGCCGCCGTTTcttgaataaaaaaagtttaaacagTGATAAAGAGGTGATGGAGATGAAGAAAGCTGCTGGAGGGCAAGTTTGTCATCCTACAGGTTCACAAAGTTTTGAGGAATCAAATGGAGGAGGCTCAATTCTTTCAAGGTCAGAGGTGATAAGCATGAACTCCAGGGGAGATCTTGAGCACTTATCAATCAATCATCTTGGGCTGTCTGTCCACTCATTCCCATTGATGATGGACGATAGGCGTGGCACTGTTATGCCCAGCAAGTGGGTTGCAACAATAGATAACTGTTGCAACCTCAAAGTTTGATGCCAACGGGACTAGTGGGTTGGTTATCAGTTGAAACACCAACCAACCCACTTCCCCCTGCAGGCAACCAATCTCAATAGGTTTCGGTTGCTAGGCAAATCATTCTTGGCTCATCTCAACTAAGCTCTTCTTCAAAATTTCCCTGTAACTCTGCTGTATGGGGTTTGATGGAAGTCAGAAGATGCTTGAACCATAATATGTACGAAATGGGGTTGATGGATCAGACCGACCATAAACTGGGGTGTTTCCATTGATCCACTATAAATTTGAAAGTAGCTAAAGGTCATGTGCTTGCAATCCTAAAATATGTAGAATTCTGGTTGTTTCTAAATCGTGTTATCTACTTCTTTGTGCTGAAATAATAATGTATTTTAGTATGTTTTTACCTGCCTTTTCCCATTGGTTCTTCTCAAGTAGTTTATAGGATAGTTTTCATATCGGTTTCTTATGCTCAAACCACAAGACACACATCTAAGCCTAACACAAAGCATTGCGTCATAGATTTAATTGTCGACTCATTGACCTCCATCCTTTTGATCTTTCTTCGATTGGGACGTGAGACGTGCTTGACAAGGTAAGATTAATGTCAATGACTCGGGAGACATTAACAGAGCCTCTTTGCAATGGTTAAACACATCTATATATAAGTGGGGTTTGAAATCAGTCTTACTTCTTCATTCACTAATTTTCAATGCACGTATCATAACCATTCAAATGTGTAGGTCTTACTTGTAAAAAGTGATTAAACTTGTACCGGATGGTAATGGATAACAACGAAGAGGAGCTAAACCTGTATGAGGGTTGCAAGAAACAGAGCACCATTtagatctatctctatagatctttatTTCCAAAACAAAAGTCTTGGTAGATTAAAAGCATTGGTAtatcgatttaattttttttttctataaagcTTTGTCATTGACTTTCATTCCGACCAGCAAGAAGAGCATCAGCTGCAGCATCCAAGTCCTGAGGGAAAAAAACCCTGCATAACCCAGAAAGCCTATTTAGCAGAGCAAATAAATCTCTAACGGTAAGGATGatgatgaaaaaggaaaaaaagcttATTATCAACTCAGATGCGCTAACATGCCAAAGACCAAATAATTACCCACTTTGGTCAAATGTTCAATCACTCCAACTTCTAAGCTGTTTGCTCACTATGTAAGCACTTTATCTAGTGCCTAATTgccattaaactttaaaaattccTACAATAGCAGAACAGAGTTACCTGCAGGTGTTCTGGTACAATGTTGCACTAAACAGATCAATGTCAGTGATTCCTTTACAGCCAGCTACCACCTCAAGAACTTGCCTGGAACACAACCACCAGAAAAAACCAAGACAAAGTGTGTTGAACATTAATGAACCAGTTAATATGGAGGAACATTTGCTATGTAGAATAAACTGAAAGAGCACATTATGTTCTTTGATGTTATTAGCTATATTGCAGTCAGTTCCTGGCTCCTTCCAATATACTATggatgaaattttctattttcaaaacaCAGTCTCCTGAATAATATCTTTTCAGTTAAAATTTGAAGTTTAGAAAAAATTTATTAGTTATTCTGCTACACTGGAAAAAGCAGTTTCACTCACCGCACTAAACAAGGTTCATTACGTCCTTTAACAAGACACTCTTTGTCATACTTCTCTTTCTTCTTAGAAGGCCATAAGGATTTCACAAAATTAATCCCAGCATGAGTACTCTTGATTTCGCAATATGGAGAATCAGTCTCAATCATCATTCTTTCAACAGGTATGCCCCTCACAACATCAAGATTTTCGGCCATCTTCAGAGAGCATCCATTTACACCTGTAAAATAACCAAAGCTAAAAGACTCGCTAGGTTTACAGGAGCCCAATATATCTATAGCAATGAATGACTTCAAACAAGAAGGAAATATCATTTCAATCAACTTGTTTGACTGAGTGAAGAAATGTAAGTGTGCTCAAAGCTATCGCCTGAATAAAAAGACAATAGTTGGAAGATACAAGGTAGCCAGCAGATGCCATATCACTGCATGCATAGCAACAAGACATGTTAGGTGAagatggcatgtataagttgcaTTCTCACCTATATACATGTTATGAAATGAGAGAAGCTTATCACGGTCTTCAGCACTACCAGTAAATGAATGAGTAACCCCACCAGTGAACCTttcaaagtgaaaaaaaaaaaaaaaccagcagACATCAGCATTTACACGTTAACTATGAACCAATTAACTAATATTCTTTTCATATACAAGAACAAAGATGGTTTACAGTGCTAGCAGGCACAAAAATGAAGAGATTTTCACTAATGTAGGAAAGATTCAAAGATCTAACTTGTTAATATTTCGTTCCATAATTTCACAGAAATCTTCTGCAGCTGCACGCATATGCAGAAACATAGGCAGCTTTGTGGCATATGCTAATTCAAACTGCTTCTCAAAATACCTAGTTTTGGCAAGGAAAAGTAAGAAATGTTAAATTATACAGAAGAAAACAAgcaaatataaaataagaaaaagagcaTAATCCTAACAAATATTTCTCCTGGCAGCCACTTACTTCTTTTGAACTTCTGGTGGGCAAAAGTGAAGCCTGTCATAATCCAATCCACATTCACCAATTGCAACCACCTAGGTTAAGGCAAAATTCATAGTATCTAACAATAGTAAGACTAAGATTACAATCCtgataaaatgtaaatatgcaataGGTTACTAGATCTTTTTGGACCCATATAAACTGATTAAAAGAAAACTACTTTATCCTAGCAATTAATAACATAAATTACGTTATTATTTTTCCTCCAACAGAAATCCCACATACATGCTAGGGAAACAATTAAATGAACGAGAAGGTATGTAGAAAGTACATTTGAAAAGAAAGAAGGGGAAACAGAGCACTAATATGTTCTAAGATCTTTCACTTGTCTAAACAACAATCCTGCACAGAAAGCAGCTAACAGCTGAAATTCAAACATCTGAATGTATAAATTTCGACAAGTGTTCACATCTCACATCAACAGGCCAGAACGAGAATGCACAATCTAAAATGTCGCTAAATTTAAAGTTCAATGACCAATAAGGAAAACACACCTTCCCTTTTTGAATTCCCTCCTTAGCCAATGCCAAAAGTCCTTGAAAATGTTTTTCAGGATCCCCACTCTCTTCAAACtcctaaataaaatataagaagcCATGTTGACAAATTTTGCCGACAAACCACACAGTTAAACATGTACTCCAAAAACAAAAGGACCAAAGACAACGTTTCTAGAAATAAGACTAACCTTGCATCTAGTTGGGTGCACTCCAACTGTGCAGAAAAGCCTCCCTGTAATGAATATCAAACCTTTGACAATGAGCAAAACACATTCTAAAGCAAAATAAAAGGCAGACGTGGCATCAAATAAAGCACTATGAATAGACCATCAGTTTCTGCAATAGCAAGAGCTTCCTTTGACTCCTCAAGGGAACCACCCGTAACCTGTACAACAAATCTATTACCATGAATTATGCATTTCCaacaacataaaaaatttaaactcattATTCTTTTGTACAAGTCGAAATTATTTCCAGCCGCTTCAGAGCAAATACTTTTATTCAGGGTTCAGAAAATTAAAATACCATCTCAGTAATTTCATAAAGAAATGGACTCAAATTTATTAAGAGTTCACGAGCTCACTAAAACTCTAACGCTTCCAATGGAACTGAACTATTATAGCTTCCAGTGGAACTGAACTATTACGATAAGTCAATAACCAAACATAGTAAAATGCAAAGAGAATATGAAAGATGGGGTAACTGACGATAATTCGATCGACGCCAGCGTTCCAAGCTCGACTCAGAACAGTAGCAATATCAGAAACGTGATGTTGCTTGCCGTTATAAATGCCTTTAAACATGCCATCTGTGTGCGAAAAAAGGATAATCCAAGTGGAGAATAAGAAGCACAgattgagaaagaaagatgaattGAAGACAAAGATTGGAATAGAGCATGACCTATTCGATGAAATGTCTGAAAGAGTTACCTGTGAAGTTGACGGCGATATCTGTGTATTTTGGGACAGAAAAGTTGAAACGGAGAGAGTGTTAAGGGAataagagaagaaagaaaggaattGAACAAGGGGAAATGAGATAGATTTACTTGCCTATCATCCGAATTGGCGCCATACTAGAGATAGAATGTGTATAGGAGAGAGATGGCTTTTCAAACTACTTGCTTTCCTTCTCCGCTCCAAGTTTTTGCTTCGCCTTCTGCATTTTTTGTTTAGAGGCTCACTAGGCCCAAACAATAAAAGCATTTCCAGGTTTAATGGCCCACCATCAACAGACAAGACCATTGCTTTGGTATTTGTTTAATGGCCCACCAGACCCAAAATAAATGTTGAGAGTGGGATTTGAACCCACGCCCTTTCGGACCAGAACCTTAATCTGGCACCTTAGACCAACTCGGCCATCTCAACGTTTGtttatttgatcaaaattttatttaaaaaaatgtataaatttagtTTTAGGAATGAGACTAGAAAATTATCACATATTACTTTGTTTTCAAGATATATTGATATTGGTAACCAAAAAACCAAATTGATATTATCACTATAACCGTAAATGGACGAAGATAATTCATTGAAGGAACTTTTGTTATGAAAATAAACATATATGCTCAAAGGCTTGGCTAAATACTAAATCTGAGGTAAGAAATGTTTCCTGTGTTCCTCCCATTAGCTAATCCTTTGTGGTTAGTGGAGGGTCACCATTGCTGACTTATGATTCAAAATCCAAAGTAGTCCAGCCAAAAGGTTCTATTCAGGAGATAGGTGATTGGATatttaaattttcccaaaaactaaaatttatttataaactaGTACAGAATAATAACACGTGTATCTAAATATATGGATAGATATGTCTATATCAACATCTGTACCTGTTGGAACATGTTAACAACATCTGTAGCAACCAAGCAAGCAGGCACAATCTAGACAAAAAAATATCTACTAGTTACAGGAAAGAATTAATAATCAAAACGGTGTCTCCCCAAGAAATTGTATgagaattgtggaaagaaattgaTGCCATTTCTTTCCCAACTCCAATCTCCAACCCTGTTTGCTTTCCTAGTAAACAACAAATAATATGTAGTTGAGAGCTTCAAAGCAATTCAATCAAATGTCTCAGCCCATCAAGTTTTCATTAAACTAACCCTAAAACAAGAGAGGCAAATGCAAAAACTCAGATCTCAAACAAGAATACTGCATAGCTAATATTCTGATTGATGCCTAACCAATGCAGCTTATTGTTGAGGcggaggtggaggtggaggtgaaGTTGTTGCTGGTGCCGGTGGGGTTGGGCTGTTGTGGCCACCGCCGCTGCCGCCATTGTTTTCCCATGGTCTCACGGTGAATATCACCACAAAGAAGATGATGGAGAGCAAAAGTATGATAGCATAACAAATCCATTTCCGGGTATTTTTCTGGTAGGTCCTAGCCCTTTGCAACCTCTCAGTGCCACCCATCACAAATGAATTAGCTCGGTTCACTTGGCTCTCAATGTCATCCAGTTGCTCACCTTGAGCCTCAACCAGCACTGCCATGTCCAAGAAAACTTGGTGCAACTCCTTGAGATGCCTCTCCAAATCCTTCACAGCATCATGCCTTTCTTGAATCTCATTGATTGTGTCCAAAATTCTTCCCCTCCCTTGTTCTTGAATGGCTTTTTGCAAGAAAGTCTCACTCTCTCCTGCAAAATTTTAACACAAGTTCCCCATCTTAGTCCCAAATGTTTTTTCATATTTCCTTGCACAAGAAATGCAATGCAGCTTCCTCAAACACCTTATGCTTTGATATTAATAATTCTAGAACAAGAATTTAGCAGAGCTTCAGTTTTATGAAATGTTTCATACCTGTCTCGGTTTTAACTGTGTTAAAAATTTCTAGATTATACCCAAAATTTCAGTATAACTATTTTACTTATAACCATCACCACTAAAAACGTCTCGATTAACCAGATTGAATAACAACGTGCTTTGGAAAAGAAAGCAAGTGGGAGAACTGACCAGTTGAAATCAAAAGATCAAGAGTCTTGTCATCAGGGTTTTCCCCCGTAACCGTAAAATATCTTCTCTGAACAGTTCCTCTATACTCGGACGAGATCCTCTCTCTCAACTCGTTAAAGCTTTCCATAGAATCCTTCAACTTCTTTCTCAACCCGTTCACGACCGACGTCCTCGTCCGGTCCGATGAAGTGCCCGGTCCACACCCAGGCAAGCTCCTGTTAGCGGCGTTGGACCGATCAAGCGCTTCCAGCCTAACTTTGATAAGCTTGGCCTTTTTCAACGCCATGGCCACGTCCCCATCCATTTTGGCTCTTAAATCTCTCACGGCTTTCGCGTTGTGCAATGTCTTGCTCTGCTCATGAGACGAGGAAAGGTCGTCGTTCAGCCTCTCCAGCTCTTTCAGCTCGTCTTTGATGGACTCCACATCGTCGAAGAACTTGTCAAGGTTGACACCGCGGGAGGATGGAGACGATTCTGTCATCTGGACTGCGTGGTGGTCGGGGGAACCTTCTTCGCTTCGGAAGCGAGTGAAAGAGCCTGAAAACAGATTGTTCATCTTGGGGTCTTCTAATTAAAATCTCTTCAAGGCTTTAAAAACGTTGGTTGGATCAGAAGGAAATGGTATTAATATGGGGGGGCGATGTTTGGTGTATATCAAGTCATAAAACCCAATTTCAatcagattaaaaaaaaaatagagacttTTGAAAGGGATATAGAGAAGTGGGTATTGGAGGTATAAAGATTTGGGGAGTGGGTGAAGGAGGAAGGTGGGAATTTGGTCAAGAAGATCTCAAGTTTCAACTAATGGGGATTGGACAAGTCATCTGGTGAAGGAGAACACGAACTCGAAATGTAATGCCATTCTGGCTACGTAATTTGTCCATTGTTCTGATAGCGAAAGAAACGAAAATAGAAAGAGGAAGCATCTTAGAAAGTGGAAGCAAAGACACAGCCAAACATAGGGAAAACGCGTGGGGATGTCTTAATAGTCGAAGGTCGAAAATTGGTAtcgaattaattatttaatgtcgaaaatttgaagagATTAAAAGAATGATTTCTCCTTTTTATTAATGCCATATTTTAAACAATGCTTGGATAAATTTGAACGGGAGTAAAAAGGTTTTTTCACCTCGAGGCAACAAAATGTCGAATCCTGTAAATTAGAATGCGACATTTGAATTCTCAAGAATAAACTAACctccaaaaattttatttaagttcggCGATTTTGCAAAATAAGAAGGGTTTAGTCGTTTTAGTTCgacgagaaaatcaaaaccccgtaagttagagtACGATCCCTCGAAGTTCCAAAGACGACATGTTGCTTGCTTTTTAATAAATACatgtttttgaaaataaaaggtcatttcaaattaacaagaaaatcgagaccccgtaagttagggtacaatttctcgaaACTTCGAAACGTATTATAAAACCGACTCGAAATGTACTTAGTTGATTGCTTTGAcataaagtaaaacaattaataatGATCGTATATATTGGAATTTTGACTCATGACACGATGACGAGAAATAATAGCGTAATTGTATGCACGACATGATAGTACatagcaaaaatataaataacaatGTAAATACAAAAGAGCAAATTAAGATATATACGTATGTGGCCATTGTCTCACATCATATATATTGCTAACATTCAAAGGTTAAAAAGTCAATTAAGGC from the Gossypium hirsutum isolate 1008001.06 chromosome D09, Gossypium_hirsutum_v2.1, whole genome shotgun sequence genome contains:
- the LOC107891195 gene encoding putative deoxyribonuclease TATDN1 isoform X1 — encoded protein: MAPIRMIDIAVNFTDGMFKGIYNGKQHHVSDIATVLSRAWNAGVDRIIVTGGSLEESKEALAIAETDGRLFCTVGVHPTRCKEFEESGDPEKHFQGLLALAKEGIQKGKVVAIGECGLDYDRLHFCPPEVQKKYFEKQFELAYATKLPMFLHMRAAAEDFCEIMERNINKFTGGVTHSFTGSAEDRDKLLSFHNMYIGVNGCSLKMAENLDVVRGIPVERMMIETDSPYCEIKSTHAGINFVKSLWPSKKKEKYDKECLVKGRNEPCLVRQVLEVVAGCKGITDIDLFSATLYQNTCRVFFPQDLDAAADALLAGRNESQ
- the LOC107891195 gene encoding putative deoxyribonuclease TATDN1 isoform X3; translation: MAPIRMIDIAVNFTDGMFKGIYNGKQHHVSDIATVLSRAWNAGVDRIIVTGGSLEESKEALAIAETDGRLFCTVGVHPTRCKVVAIGECGLDYDRLHFCPPEVQKKYFEKQFELAYATKLPMFLHMRAAAEDFCEIMERNINKFTGGVTHSFTGSAEDRDKLLSFHNMYIGVNGCSLKMAENLDVVRGIPVERMMIETDSPYCEIKSTHAGINFVKSLWPSKKKEKYDKECLVKGRNEPCLVRQVLEVVAGCKGITDIDLFSATLYQNTCRVFFPQDLDAAADALLAGRNESQ
- the LOC107891195 gene encoding putative deoxyribonuclease TATDN1 isoform X2 produces the protein MFKGIYNGKQHHVSDIATVLSRAWNAGVDRIIVTGGSLEESKEALAIAETDGRLFCTVGVHPTRCKEFEESGDPEKHFQGLLALAKEGIQKGKVVAIGECGLDYDRLHFCPPEVQKKYFEKQFELAYATKLPMFLHMRAAAEDFCEIMERNINKFTGGVTHSFTGSAEDRDKLLSFHNMYIGVNGCSLKMAENLDVVRGIPVERMMIETDSPYCEIKSTHAGINFVKSLWPSKKKEKYDKECLVKGRNEPCLVRQVLEVVAGCKGITDIDLFSATLYQNTCRVFFPQDLDAAADALLAGRNESQ
- the LOC107891196 gene encoding uncharacterized protein, which translates into the protein MEEWKEKTSRKGNGEMKGRVWSAMDVAKEMVGHYLVEYRRSELVDTGDTGDGQKPQAAISVQSAPSEHCARFQLGFGQPLACAKYPYMDQCYGVFSTYGPQVSGRVMLPLNLATEDGPIYVNAKQYNGIIRRRQSRAKAVLYHPFLWFLNLPYLLFGKTFLKLYADRLEERSCFLPRLDACDFEVCHLH
- the LOC121220773 gene encoding nuclear transcription factor Y subunit A-2-like, encoding MVSSNLGEPYVHYSRHLHAMRRRFLNKKSLNSDKEVMEMKKAAGGQVCHPTGSQSFEESNGGGSILSRSEVISMNSRGDLEHLSINHLGLSVHSFPLMMDDRRGTVMPSKWVATIDNCCNLKV
- the LOC107891194 gene encoding syntaxin-121, translating into MNNLFSGSFTRFRSEEGSPDHHAVQMTESSPSSRGVNLDKFFDDVESIKDELKELERLNDDLSSSHEQSKTLHNAKAVRDLRAKMDGDVAMALKKAKLIKVRLEALDRSNAANRSLPGCGPGTSSDRTRTSVVNGLRKKLKDSMESFNELRERISSEYRGTVQRRYFTVTGENPDDKTLDLLISTGESETFLQKAIQEQGRGRILDTINEIQERHDAVKDLERHLKELHQVFLDMAVLVEAQGEQLDDIESQVNRANSFVMGGTERLQRARTYQKNTRKWICYAIILLLSIIFFVVIFTVRPWENNGGSGGGHNSPTPPAPATTSPPPPPPPQQ